The following are encoded together in the Deltaproteobacteria bacterium genome:
- a CDS encoding NAD(P)-dependent glycerol-3-phosphate dehydrogenase produces the protein MPVDNSKETATEAVGVVGAGSWGTALANLLASKKMPVYLWVYEKDLCRHMQEKRENSLYLPGVRLASLVMPESNLERVVLGRRFLLMVVPSHVYRRVASQMVDLIGESTVIVSATKGIENDTLKTMWGIWQEIIPAGLQWYYAVLSGPSFAREVVQSVPTAVTVASPDKEVALEVQRLFSTAYFRVYSSTDVTGVELGGALKNVIALAAGIVDGLGLGHNTRAALITRGLAEMSRLGTSMGAHPLTFLGLAGVGDLMLTCTGDLSRNRTVGYQLGQGKKLTDILAEMQMVAEGVKTTRSAYYLAKRQGVEMPICKQMYRILYEDLPPKAAISELMTRGLKHELETFFA, from the coding sequence ATGCCTGTCGACAACAGCAAAGAAACAGCAACTGAGGCTGTGGGGGTAGTGGGAGCTGGCAGTTGGGGAACGGCGCTGGCCAATTTACTTGCGAGCAAAAAGATGCCAGTCTATTTGTGGGTCTACGAAAAAGATCTCTGTCGACATATGCAGGAAAAGAGAGAGAACAGCCTCTACTTGCCAGGTGTGCGCCTTGCTTCTCTGGTGATGCCGGAAAGTAATCTCGAGAGGGTAGTCCTTGGTAGGAGGTTCCTGCTCATGGTGGTGCCGTCACATGTTTACCGCCGGGTGGCGTCTCAGATGGTTGATCTTATTGGGGAGTCGACTGTAATTGTCAGCGCCACCAAAGGAATCGAGAACGATACCCTCAAGACCATGTGGGGGATTTGGCAGGAGATCATTCCTGCTGGATTGCAGTGGTACTATGCAGTGCTCTCTGGTCCGAGCTTTGCTCGAGAAGTAGTCCAGTCTGTACCTACTGCGGTGACGGTGGCCTCGCCTGACAAAGAAGTGGCTCTAGAGGTGCAGCGTCTTTTTTCCACTGCCTATTTCAGGGTCTATAGCAGCACGGACGTGACCGGCGTGGAGCTCGGCGGCGCCCTGAAGAACGTGATTGCCCTGGCAGCAGGAATTGTTGACGGACTCGGGTTGGGCCACAATACCAGGGCGGCCTTGATTACCCGGGGCTTGGCGGAAATGAGCCGCCTGGGAACCAGCATGGGAGCTCATCCTTTGACATTTCTAGGCCTCGCTGGTGTTGGTGACCTGATGCTCACCTGCACGGGAGACCTCAGTCGAAATCGCACCGTGGGATACCAGTTGGGTCAGGGAAAGAAGCTTACTGACATTCTAGCTGAAATGCAAATGGTGGCAGAGGGAGTCAAGACCACTCGTTCCGCCTATTATCTGGCTAAAAGACAGGGGGTGGAGATGCCTATCTGTAAGCAGATGTATCGCATCCTGTACGAAGATCTTCCTCCAAAGGCTGCCATCTCAGAATTGATGACCAGAGGTCTGAAACACGAACTGGAAACCTTTTTCGCCTGA
- the gyrA gene encoding DNA gyrase subunit A, producing the protein MGEQLSSIRIEDEIKQSYLDYAMSVIIGRALPDVRDGLKPVHRRILYAMRELGNDYNKPYKKAARIVGDVIGKFHPHGDAAVYEALVRMAQDFSMRYPLVDGQGNFGSVDGDPPAAMRYTEVRLSKLSQEFLKDLDKETVDFVSNYDGSLFEPSVLPTVVPNLLVNGSAGIAVGMAANIPPHNLSEVIDALLAMIDEPDIELDALMEYIPGPDFPTAATIYGMRGIREAYRTGKGLIKVRAQTEVEETRVGRQRIVVTELPFQVNKAKLLERIADLLKQKKIEGIRDIRDESDRRGMRVVIELKRDEQPEVILNNLYRHTQMEATFGINMLAIVHNRPELLSLRDILAHFLEHRRGVVLRRTAFELRKAEERAHILEGLKIALENIDAIIELIKRAENPKAAKGQLQERYGFSDAQAQAILDMRLQRLTGLERERIIEEHKNLLQEIARLRGILDNQEVLNAEIRQELHQLKEQYGDSRRTRIVQQTQELELIDYIAEEDVIVTVSHAGYIKRTPASTYRSQRRGGKGRTGTRPRQEDFVETLFVASTHDHLLFFTSLGRLHWLRVYQIPPASPLARGKAVVNLLQLRPDERVATILPVREFAASTYVVMATRRGVVKKTDLMAFRNPRVGGIIAVKISEDDELISARLTHGNEQLFLMTQAGKALRFPENEIRPMGRAARGVRGMDVNGSALVGMEVVNNEATILTVTENGFGKRTPTTAYPLRRRAGKGVLTIRTSKRNGMVVGFRQVNDLDEIMLITDRGRIIRMRVNEISVIGRITQGVRLIDIEAGEKVVDLTCLAEVEDGQQGAERN; encoded by the coding sequence ATGGGGGAGCAACTCTCTAGTATCAGAATAGAAGATGAGATAAAGCAATCGTATCTCGACTATGCTATGAGCGTCATCATAGGCAGGGCCCTGCCAGATGTTCGAGATGGACTAAAACCGGTCCACCGCCGGATTCTCTATGCCATGCGCGAGTTGGGCAATGATTACAACAAACCTTACAAGAAGGCAGCCAGAATAGTCGGTGATGTCATCGGTAAGTTTCATCCCCATGGTGATGCAGCAGTCTACGAGGCCTTGGTTCGAATGGCGCAGGATTTTTCCATGCGCTATCCCCTGGTAGACGGTCAGGGTAACTTTGGCTCAGTTGATGGCGATCCCCCCGCGGCGATGCGGTACACGGAAGTACGACTCAGCAAGCTGTCACAGGAGTTTCTCAAGGATCTGGACAAGGAAACTGTAGATTTCGTCAGCAACTATGACGGCTCCCTGTTCGAGCCCTCTGTGCTTCCCACGGTTGTGCCCAATCTCTTGGTAAACGGCTCAGCTGGCATTGCCGTGGGTATGGCCGCCAATATACCACCGCACAATCTCTCTGAGGTGATTGACGCACTGCTGGCAATGATAGACGAACCGGATATAGAGCTGGATGCTCTCATGGAGTATATACCAGGGCCGGATTTCCCTACTGCTGCTACCATTTACGGCATGCGAGGCATCCGGGAGGCATACAGGACTGGCAAGGGGCTGATCAAAGTACGGGCCCAGACAGAGGTAGAAGAGACCAGGGTGGGACGGCAAAGAATTGTCGTAACCGAGCTGCCTTTTCAGGTGAACAAGGCAAAGCTGCTCGAACGAATAGCTGACCTGCTGAAACAGAAAAAGATCGAAGGCATAAGAGACATCCGCGATGAATCGGATCGTCGAGGAATGCGGGTGGTTATCGAGCTCAAGAGAGACGAGCAACCTGAGGTGATTCTCAACAACCTGTACCGCCATACCCAGATGGAAGCCACCTTTGGCATCAATATGCTGGCCATTGTGCACAATAGACCGGAATTGCTTTCTCTGCGCGACATCCTCGCGCATTTTCTGGAACATCGCCGTGGTGTGGTGCTGCGACGAACCGCTTTTGAACTTAGGAAAGCAGAGGAGCGCGCCCACATCCTGGAAGGTTTGAAAATAGCCCTGGAGAACATCGACGCTATCATTGAGCTCATCAAGAGGGCGGAAAACCCAAAGGCTGCCAAAGGACAGTTGCAGGAGCGCTACGGCTTCAGCGATGCTCAGGCCCAGGCGATTTTGGATATGCGCTTGCAGCGGCTCACCGGCCTGGAGCGAGAACGTATCATTGAGGAACACAAGAATCTGCTGCAGGAAATTGCCAGGCTGCGCGGTATACTGGACAATCAGGAGGTGCTCAATGCCGAAATCCGCCAGGAGCTGCACCAATTGAAAGAGCAGTACGGAGACAGCCGCCGCACCAGGATAGTGCAGCAGACGCAGGAACTGGAACTAATAGACTATATTGCCGAGGAGGATGTGATTGTTACGGTTTCTCATGCAGGCTACATCAAGCGGACTCCGGCGAGTACCTATAGAAGTCAGCGTCGAGGAGGAAAGGGCCGCACAGGAACCCGGCCGCGCCAGGAAGACTTTGTTGAGACGCTTTTTGTCGCTTCCACTCACGATCATCTGCTGTTTTTTACCAGCCTGGGTCGTTTGCACTGGTTGCGGGTATATCAGATTCCTCCGGCCAGTCCTCTGGCGCGTGGCAAAGCCGTGGTCAATTTGCTGCAGCTTCGACCTGATGAACGGGTGGCTACCATCCTGCCAGTGCGGGAATTTGCAGCCAGCACCTATGTGGTCATGGCCACTCGCAGGGGTGTGGTGAAAAAGACAGATCTGATGGCCTTTCGCAATCCCCGAGTTGGTGGAATCATTGCAGTCAAGATCAGTGAGGATGATGAACTGATAAGTGCCAGATTGACGCACGGCAACGAACAACTCTTCTTGATGACCCAGGCAGGCAAAGCCTTGCGATTTCCTGAAAATGAAATCAGACCCATGGGACGAGCAGCTCGGGGTGTCAGAGGCATGGATGTGAATGGCAGTGCTCTGGTGGGCATGGAGGTTGTCAATAATGAAGCCACGATTCTGACGGTAACTGAGAATGGTTTTGGCAAGAGAACGCCCACCACGGCATATCCTCTGCGCCGGCGGGCAGGCAAAGGGGTACTCACCATCCGAACCAGCAAAAGAAATGGCATGGTTGTCGGCTTCCGGCAGGTAAATGATCTCGATGAAATCATGCTGATCACTGATCGCGGCAGGATTATTCGCATGAGGGTGAATGAAATTTCGGTGATCGGCAGGATTACCCAGGGCGTACGACTGATAGATATCGAAGCGGGTGAAAAAGTGGTAGACCTTACCTGTCTTGCCGAGGTGGAGGACGGACAGCAAGGAGCAGAAAGAAATTGA
- a CDS encoding MBL fold metallo-hydrolase, translated as MIIDQLTVGEMAVFCYLVACPESRDAAAIDPAGDTEKILQILQEKSLQLKYIINTHGHADHTCGNQALAKITGAKTVMHALDDDFFTTEEAKGWATELGLCAASPVDIRVADGEQLPLGNLTLEFIHTPGHTPGAVCIKVENNLFTGDTLFVGAVGRTDLPGGSLERLLKSIEEKILPLPPETVIWPGHDYGEQPRSTIAHEMKTNPYITDFILDG; from the coding sequence ATGATCATTGACCAGCTCACAGTGGGAGAGATGGCAGTATTCTGCTACCTGGTGGCTTGCCCTGAGAGTCGCGATGCAGCAGCCATTGATCCTGCCGGCGACACTGAAAAGATTCTGCAGATTTTGCAAGAGAAGAGTTTACAACTCAAATACATCATCAATACCCACGGCCACGCAGACCATACCTGCGGCAATCAGGCTCTGGCCAAGATTACCGGAGCCAAAACCGTAATGCACGCCCTGGATGACGATTTTTTCACCACCGAAGAAGCAAAGGGCTGGGCCACAGAACTCGGACTTTGTGCCGCCTCGCCGGTGGATATTCGCGTGGCAGACGGCGAACAACTGCCTCTGGGAAACCTCACCCTGGAGTTCATCCACACACCCGGCCATACCCCTGGAGCAGTGTGCATCAAAGTTGAAAACAACCTCTTCACCGGAGACACCCTGTTCGTAGGGGCCGTGGGTCGCACTGACCTGCCGGGGGGGTCCCTGGAGAGGCTGCTAAAGTCAATCGAGGAAAAGATCCTGCCTCTCCCGCCGGAGACGGTGATCTGGCCTGGCCACGACTACGGTGAACAACCTCGGTCTACCATAGCCCATGAAATGAAAACCAACCCTTACATCACGGACTTCATCTTGGACGGCTGA